ACCGCGctacaaatgtgatatgtgttttaattattacaacgtggggaaatcccacagtgacacacACCTCATGGTGAtttctgcatggcacaatattcaccagcATTGTGGTGCACTGATGCGGTggtcagctgaagcgatatgtgctttaatttatttccacgtgaggacagcatgccgacgtccACGCCTCACAGCAAAGTTATGCCaggtcatatcctacaagccagtacaggtgttccccagctgtgacttgcaagtacagatacctgaacagctgCATgtcgcagggggacacgcccacctttgtcAGCGGACCTTGGCGGCTCACAAAATAAAAGGTTCACTCTCTGTACCTTTatactgtgattttaattttatgtatgtattattatttgtttgtcctgcatctgtctgatatcTGTTTGTGATGTCATCTTGCATGCACAGTCAGGTCCAGCTGAGAGTCAGTAGTCAGTTGACaggcgctgtatgtccacagcaatgcGTGTGAGCAAAGTGATCACAAATGAGTGTTTTTCACCCTTAGTTTTATTTattctccactctttctgtctgtcatgtaaactacaatttatgtgGTCAAAGGGACATCAGTCTGCTTGGCCGGCTTCACACCGTGCCGCACACTCAGACGCTGTCTGGTCCACATGTGATGAGGGCATGAGCACCCACCCACACTTGTGCACTgcatgttcaccagctgagttgcagtacacagcagTCAACTGTCCCAGCagcacactgcgctggacagtgGCCAGGCTCTGGGatcctcagccacagctgacaatgttgaattcatggtgtgtgtggggggagggacgattagggatgggtattgataagattttatcgatattggtaccattatcaattctgcttatcgatccaattccttattgattcccttattgataccgcttgtgaattttttgtgtactaaacgtAGGCgttacaggttttctttgtcaacaacattttattgagtcttaaagtaaataaacatgaaaattgtcactggatccttaaactctacattttggatccttgatctctggacatgaatagaaataaataaaatctgtagtttttgtcaaaagcatttcctttcagacattattggcatgaaaatCTTTCCATGCActcagctgagctcttgcagctggctgtgctgcacgtcaggatgtaattcataaagaatgcaggacgtctcattttgggaggaaaaaagttttagtcgatagtagcttgtctgtattacaatgtttggaaagaggtgtcattttatttaaagcggtcattcgctttgaagttattaattctgacaggACTCTAATGTGACTAGGCAGAGAGTCAGGCAGAGAGCcgggcagcatttggagctgtgccaacacaacggaggacgattctcgtttcttgactgcatcaAGCCAGCGgtctcagttagtgactttaatccacacaaaagtgactcacgattgacatatttaatGGCTTTAATAGGGGTTAagtagcggacttgccgcttctgaagagcggtgaagcaatgaaccaacgtaGCAGCggttcgaagcactgcttcactggttcaaccttcaaagtggagtcgcgctgcagacacggttgattacagacccgctgcagggtctgtaatcaacatagagaaatgatcattttcccgacaaacaccctcaaaaacaacagctgctctgaaggaccgataagggaatcattaagcaaaaaggctactgatgtcagtggatcgaataatttcttaacaatacccgaaaagaaccggttctcgatacccaaccctagggaCAACCCACTGCACAAGtcacttctgtgtgtgtgtgtgtgtgggggggggggggttggcataGTCacgcccatgtgtgttgcttggtgcacatagacaaatttcacagacagctcgaatgtgatTGCTTGCGCTCTACTCTCATACCAGGAgcgcgaatagccccgcctttcctAAGTGTCCATCGtgaggtgttggatgttcatgtgtgacacctggaatttggccgacatctgccaAGAGGGGGGTCAAATGAGCATgcgcagggcactcgctgtctttcggctgcttgtgtgcgcgaatggttgtagcgacagctgtACGCGACATTTGACATGGCaccaatttttcacaaatggcatttgacacctcctttgtgtgccattctgcctcagtcatgttatgtgtgaaggggccccttaACAAACgtacactttgtctgttaaaactatgtaagagtaagtacacctctttgtacatcacaCCTTCAAACAAAGCCTCATAcgaatttttccaattttccaagatttttcctgactttgacctttgacctatgacctggaAAATTGAATCaggtcttgcctatcaggatatgaagcttcagtaaaagttcataatgatacatgaaaaaaagtgtggactccaggctgttcacagacaaacaaacaaacaaaaaacaatcacataacataacctcctccaactatgTTGGCAAAGATGAACGTGGGCCTGTGCATGCACAAAGCCACAGGGGTGTCGGACTGGGGGgggaagggtactatgtacccaggcccCAGAGCATGGGGGAGCCCACAAAAACTGgcataaatacatttttgttgcatgttattaatgtccatacaattcatgttgtaaaagaatataattagaatgaatgtatacatgttgcaaaacataattctgctctaacaataatattgaaagatctctgagggcccttcccacccctgcacagttgtataatggtttagtccaggcacacaggtggcacgctgccacacacacacatcccaaacgggatgtcacagaaagaggtgtttagtagtgctgaaacaactaatcgatttaatagattattaaaatagttgtcaactaatttagtcatcaattagacGTTAAATAACTTGTTTTACCTCAAATATTCATTTCttacatataaatcaaccgtttctgcagcgcggctttgctttgaaccttgaaccaatcgaagcagtgatttacagattgaagcactgcttcgatctggtgctttgttgattcagtgttttattttgcttaatcttaattttttcccccatTAAAACCCCAAAgatcatatgtctgtgagtaatatttacctttttatgttaatctgacctgttatggtcttctgaaacagttgatagatgtattttataacttaaaacgggaccgatgctaatgcgttagcatgtctatggcgttttcaatgttgaagttagcattaagctgttgcagctgtcagcacatttggttTCTGTATATTAATTGATGGCTcaacgtttgttgtcgtaaaagagtcatatgtattacaaattgtaatattttattcatttatttttatttatatatcaataataataataatagcaacaacaacaatgatagtaataataactaaattcaattcaattcaattttttttttatatagcgccaaatcacaacaaacagttgccccaaggcgctttatattgtaaggcaaggccatacaataatgatgtaaaaccccaacggtcaaaacgaccccctgtgagcaagcacttggctacagtgggaaggaaaaactcccttttaacaggaagaaacctccagcagaaccaggctcagggaggggcagtcttctgctgggactggttggggctgagggagagaaccaggaaaaagacatgctgtggaggggagcagagatcgatcactaatgattaaatgcagagtggtgcatacagagcaaaaaagagaaagaaacagtgcatcatgggaaccccccagcagtctacgtctatagcagcataactaagggatggttcagggtcacctgatccagccctaactataagctttagcaaaaagggaaagttttaagcctaatcttaaaagtagagagggtgtctgtctccctgatctgaattgggagctggttccacaggagaggagcctgaaagctgaaggctctgcctcccattctactcttacaaaccctaggaactacaagtaagcctgcagtctgagagcgaagcgctctattggggtgatatggtactacgaggtccctaagataagatgggaccattcctctgcagatgatcagttagctgttttacaactaccctttcaagaatttttgagagaaaaggaaggttgggagattggcctataattagctaagatagctgggtcaagtgatggctttttaagtaatggtttaattactgccaccttaaaagcctgtggtacatagccaactaacaaagatagattgatcatatttaagatcgaagcattaaataatggtagggcttccttgagcagcctggtaggaatggggtctaataaacatgttgatggtttggatgaagtaactaatgaaaataactcagacagaacaatcggagagaaagagtctaaccaaataccggcatcactgaaagcagccaaagataacgatacgtctttgggatggttatgagtaattttttctctaatagttaaaattttgttagcaaagaaagtcatgaactcattactagttaaagttaatggaatactcagctcaatagagctctgactctttgtcagcctggctacagtgctgaaaagaaacctggggttgttcttatttcttcaattagtgatgagtagaaagatgtcctagctttacggagggcttttttatagagcaacagactctttttccaggctaagtgaagatctctaaattagtgagacgccatttcctctccaacttacgggttatctgctttaagctacaagtttgagagttataccatggagtcagacacttctgatttaaagctctcttttcagaggagctacagcatccaaagctgtcttcaatgaggatgtaaaactattgacgagatactctatctcccttacagagtttaggtagctactctgcactgtgttgttatatggcattagagaacataaagaaggaatcatatccttaaacctagttacagcgctttctgaaagacttctagtgtaatgaaacttattccctactgctgggtagtccatcagagtaaatgtaaatgttattaaaaaatgatcagacagaagggagttttcagggaatactgttaagtcttctatttccataccataagtcagaacaagatctaagatatgattaaagtggtgggtggactcatttactttttgagcaaagccaatagagtctaataatagattaaatgcagtgttgaggctgtcattctcagcatctgtgtggatgttaaaatcgcccactataattatcttatctgagctaagcactaagtcagacaaaaggtctgaaattcacagagaaactcacagtaacgaccaggtggacgatagataataacaaataaactggtttttgggacttccaatttggatggacaagactaagagacgagctttcaaatgaattaagctctgtctgggtttttgattaattaataagctggaatggaagattgctgctaatcctccgccccggcccgtgctacgagcattctgacagttagtgtgactcgggggtgttgactcatttaaactaacatattcatcctgctgtaaccaggtttctgttaggcagaataaatcaatatgttgatcaattattatatcatttaccaacagggacttagaagagagagacctaatgtttaatagaccacatttaactgttttagtctgtggtgcagttgaaggtgctatattattttttctttttgaatttttatgcttaaatagatttttgctggtattggtagtctgggagcaggcaccgtctctacggggatggggtaatgaggggatggcagggggagagaagctgcagagaggtgtgtaagactacaactctgcttcctgtcccaaccctggatagtcacggtttggaggatttaagaaaattagccagattctagaaatgagagctgctccatccaaagtgggatggatgccgtctctcctaacaagaccaggttttcccccagaagctttgccaattatctatgaagcccacctcattttttggacaccactcagacagacagcaattcaaggagaacatgcggctaaacatgtcactcccggtctgattggggaggggcccagagaaaactacagagtccgacattgttttgcaaagttacacaccgatttaatgttaattttagtgacctccgattgggcgtaaccgggtgtcattactgccgacgtgaattacaatcttaccaaatttacgcttagccttaaccagcagtttcaaatttccttcaatgttgcctgctctggcccccggaagacaattgacaatggttgctggtgtcgctaacttcacatttctcaaaacagagtcgccaataaccagagtttgatcctcggcgggtgtgtcgtcgagtggggaaaaacggttagagatgtgaacgggttggcggtgtacacggggcttctgtttagggctacgcttcctcctcacagtcacccagtcagcctgctttcccggctgctcgggatctgccaggggggaactaacggcggctaagctaccttggtccgcaccgactacaggggcctggctagctgtagaattttccacggtgcggagccgagtctccaattcgcccagcctggcctccaaagctacgaataagctacacttattacaagtaccattactgctaaaggaggccgaggaataactaaacatttcacacccagagcagaaaagtgcgggagagacaggagaagccgccatgctaaatcggctaagagctagtagctacgctaagctagcggattcctaaaaacacgcaaagtgaataatgtgtaaataatttagaggtgattcagcagaaggagtgctttagttaaggcacgtaaagattacactgggaaacaaatcgtaatctagataactagatcaatctaactgcgcagattaaacagctaacagatacagaaaaaacaccgctgtgctccggaacaggaagtgatacaataccgcagtgagagccaaccaccagtagaggcaagcaagcaatttGCAAGCAAGCAAATGTGTCaagtaatgccacaatacagttttagagaaacggacaaaaagaatctgataaaacaaaacagaaaagattaaaccaactaacaatgaacataaataaataaataaataaataaatatagaaaaaactgtttcctgtgaacacctagtgacgcttacacctccacttcatccctgatttatttaagtttaatgacaatttgttttggtcaaaccacatctaagctgtgtttttacacaagaaaaaaaaatgcagtaaactacacatttgtgtcttttttcatgaaaatatcttattaaatcaaacatattacactttaggtcaggcctttaaaatactttgtggactcttgctgtaatatgttgtcagtggttgagatagttgctgtaggcatctaaaaatgctcataatcgggtgaaacctgatgggaatctttttgtggtgtgtcggtgatgtatgtatgtgcaaaataaaacaaaacacttcaGGTatatttttgacgagaatataacatcataactttgttataaGGTCAAAAgttgatgttgcatgataaaggccttttaataataactcacttaaagaaataatggcaaaactcatatacagtgaggaaaataagtatttgaacaccctgcggttttgcaagttctcccacttagaaatcatggaggggtctgaaattttcatcttaggtgcatgtccactgtgagagacataatctaaaaaaaaaaaaaaaaaaaaaaaaaaaaaaaaaaatccggaaatcacaatgtatgatttttttaataatttatttgtatgttactgctgcaaataagtatttgatcccctaccaaccagcaagaattgtggctcacgcagacctgttaatttttcttcttttctttttcttcttattctgcactcttcacctatattaattgcacctgagacacctgttcacacactcaatcaatcacactccaacctgtccaccatagccaagaccaaagagctgtctaaggacaccagggacaaaactgtaaacctgcacaaggctggggtggactacaggacaacaggcaagcagcttggtagaagacaactgttatgattatttattagaaagtggaagaaacacaagataactgtcaatctccgtcagtctgggattccatgcaagatctcactttgtggggtaaggatgattctgagaaagctcagaactacacagaaggacctggtcaatgacctgaagagagctgggaccacagtagcaaagattacattagtaacacatgatgctgtcatggtttaaaatcctgcagaaattgcaggattgcaccatttttctagaaaatggtgcaatgtgGTCCCCTAGACCCCCCAAGTCAATAttactcccccaactttaaaaagggttctgactcccaggtgtgatctaaggtatacatgatttagacctggtttgactacgcattagaaatttgatgtttgcattaataaaaaagaactgtgtgtgtgtgggggggggggggggggggggggggtcttcaatacaGTACCTAGGGCCCAAAATCTGGTGCTATGCCCCTGCAAAGCCATATAGTAGCACATCTTGATAACGGGCGTAACTCAatgtgctctgcattctcaggatgcaggagtactgtgttccaaaggttaaaaagaagtcggcAGCTCACAGAGGTTTTTCTTATCACATGTTCGATGGAACAGTCTGCCTGCTgaggtaaaacagtcagattctgttgatTCATTCAAATCCAGATGAAAGCTACATCTGTTCTTTTTTGTATGATGAATATAGAAATATTAAGCATAAATATAAATATAGAAGTATTGAGTTCCCCTCTATCCTAAATTTATACTATTACTGTATTAGTGTACCTGGACTCAGTCTCACCATATCTAAATTCTGGAATTGTTAGTGAAACGTAGGGCTACATCTCCAGCATCCAGTTTAGCATCCtatcctttttgttgttgttgttgttgccgcTGTTAAATATTGTTCCTGTGAGTTGTACtgatttatttttgctttgtctCTTGGTCCGAGGTGCTGAGGTTGAAGATACTGTGGGATCTATGTTGCTGATTGCCGTGTGTTGGATGAGGATCATTGCAGTGTCCATCTAGCCTGTCTGAGCATGTGGTGTCTGAACATAAATCAATGGACAGTGTTCTGTGACACTGGTGATTAACTGTAGGTCACAATGCCTACTGGATGCTTAGTTCCATTATctctgttttgcatgtttgacaattctttgttgtattttgtttattttatcttTGTTGTCAGTGTGgcctaagcagttggtcacccctctgtgattggtctgcttgaagtttcttcctaaaAAACAAATGCCCAAGGTAgttttccttaccagtgttgcCTGCGTGTTTGCACAGGTGGGTTAGTAAGCTTAGACCTTAtccttgtaaagcactttggggtgactgatgttgtgatttagcacaatataaataaactgaactgaagtgAATGAGGAGCCTGACAGCAAGAAAGTTCTGGTATTGTTTCCAGCCTGGTAAACTttttgtgtggactttgcatattctccccatgtttgcatgggttttctcacacatccaaagacatgcaggttaggtgaattggaaactttaaattgaccgtaggtgtgagtgagcgtgtgaatgtgtttgtctgtcaataTATCCatccctgtgatggactggtgactcatccagggtgtaccccacctcttgccatTAGAAAAGAATCCACCCTCcgtcacccttaattggaataagcgggtataaaaaaaactgaatgaatgaatgaatgttgcgaCATGAACTGAAGACTGTATTATCCAAGTAATTATAGTtgtcataatcatcatcatacACATCATCAGAATTGTATCTGTATGTGATGAAAGTGTTGAAATTGGAGAGATTCATTTATCTCGAAATTGACATacatgtcctctgcctttgagattgaaaggtgcctgggaagagcttataaaGTCACAAGGTCGCTGgaaagaggtgtttggtgatgatgacgatatctttgcaggcaaatgaaggtccaagtctttagggtcctggtgctgtctgtcttgctgtgtgtggttgtgagacttggacattaaCCAGTGAGCTAAGGCGATGACTGTATGTCTTTGGCACTCAGTCTCTTATTGTCGTCTGACTGCACACTTGACTATGGGTGGTCACAGACCTGGTTGCCATCTTTGACACACCTATTTCAAGGATTTGTGATTGCAACATGATAGTGAGGTGACTGTAGCTGGTCGTGCTAATTTGGGGTTGTGCTGCAGACTCCAACCGCTGTTTTTCTTGGGCTCTAAGTGAAACTAAGTCACACATGCAAAGATTTTTGGGTCCACTTCACTGATACATAGGGTAATTATTTGCTGACTGCAACCAGTAGGACAACACCTGATGAACTTGTGCTCAGTGATGCACCCGTTGAAGGTATCACTGAGTTCAAAAATGTCCTGCAGCTCCTTCACCGTGCCCTTATTTGTGAATGACACTATGACCTTTTTTGCTCTTCACAGATCCACACCAGGCCAGGTCAGCACCAGCTCacgcaaatgtcagctgtgttgAACCCCCCAGCACCCCCGCCTCCTCCACCGGCTCCACCTACTCCTCCTGTGGGTCCTCCAGCCTCATCTCCTCTGTCCCCCCTCTCACCTACCATTTCTCTTTTGGAGGAAGGCGATCTGCGCAGTGTGGACCCCTGCAAGGACTTGTGGGGTTCCAGAGGCTACGAGGACTACCGAAGGGCGGGGGCCACCAGGACTATGGGTTGGAGGTTTGACAGGGGGGTGTAGTGGTTGGTGGAGGGAGTTTGCAAGACAAGTCAGAGCTGTGTGTGGTTCGCTTTGAGAAAGAGCTGGGGGGGAGTGGGGACGGCGGACTGTGATGTGACTGTGAGCCTAGACAGTAAAGCTTCACAGCGTCTGTCTTCATCGTCACCAACCTGCATGTCCATGCCCAACGCTGTGTCAGGTGTGTCTTCAGGTGCCGGCTCACCTCAGGAGACGGCCAAAGGCTCGCCCTCTCCCTGCTGCATCCACACCTCACTGGCCACGCCTCGATCGCGGACTCGTAAGAGAGGGGGAGGGGCCAGCAGCAGCGCTGACCCGGGGGTGATCTCCCCTGATGACGACAGCCCTTGTCCTCAGGCCTCGTCGTCATGTTCATCTCGGTGTGTGTACTGCCGCTCGGTTTTCAGCGCTTCAGAGAATGGGCGGGGCCGCTGCAGAGacgccccggacccggccctgCACTGCCTGCGCCAGTGGACCTGCGTGTGGTGTGCGGAGAGTCTGCTCTATCACTGCATGTCGGACTCTGAAGGCGAGTTCTGGGAGCCTTGCTCGTGTGATGACTCGATGGGGGGTCATCCACACCCGCTCTGCTGCGCCCGCTGGTTGGCCCTTCTGGCCTTGTCACTCTTCGTGCCCTGCATGTGCTGCTACCTGCCTTTGCGCGCCTGCCTGCAGTGTGGGGAGAGGTGTGGCTGCTGTGGCGGAAAGCACAAGGCGGTCCGATGAGGCCAGGCTCAGGGGTGGGAGGGGTTCCCTGGACAATAAAGGGGTTTGGGTGGCGAGACGCGATGGGGACAGCACAGCAGGTGGAGCGGCGTTCTCAGTAGACCCAGACCTCTGACGTGACCCTCCAAAGCCCCGTGGCCTCCACTGCATCCTGCTCTCTCTCTTTTCGGGCCTTCCTCGCAGGTCCACGCCCACTGAAGGTGCAGCGCCAGCACACTGGGCTCTGCGGGAGTCACCTGGAGCCTTCACGGTGGATCTACTGAAGGTTGGCTCATCTCAACTTAAGAGTCAAAGACTTAACTGAATCAAAAGAGTGGCAGAGGCAACCATGATGTGTACACTGTTTCAaatgtctgtttttttatttagaaagaaaaaacagaaaaacaaaagatgtttatatatatgaTTGTTATAATTTTAATTGGTATATTTTAGTAAATGTAAAACATATTGACAGTATCCCCCAGTGGCACACACTATCATCTGTTCACAACATGAGATCTTGGGGaaggtgtttgttttgtgttggccTGTTTGTCAGTCAGATGAACAGACGTCACCCTTTACCTATAATTTTACCTCAGATGTTACCCAAGACCTGGTCAGGATGTGAGACGGGACAGAGGTTCAGACAGCTCGAGTGCAATCCTCACCAACGTAAGCCCATCTGAGACCGCCTGTGTCGCGTTTTTCGTTAAAGTAGTATTTCACACAAGAGGAAACACTAAAGGATAATTATTGTTAAGGGGCGATGATGCAATGACATCCACAAAGATCTAAAACTCATCATGTGATTTGTTAATCATTGTGACATCACAGAAAGGTTTCCTGACAAAAAAAAATAGAGGGAAAAATCAAACATGTCCAACATTAAAACAGCCACACTGATTTTA
The sequence above is drawn from the Thalassophryne amazonica chromosome 4, fThaAma1.1, whole genome shotgun sequence genome and encodes:
- the spred3 gene encoding LOW QUALITY PROTEIN: sprouty-related, EVH1 domain-containing protein 3 (The sequence of the model RefSeq protein was modified relative to this genomic sequence to represent the inferred CDS: inserted 1 base in 1 codon; deleted 1 base in 1 codon; substituted 1 base at 1 genomic stop codon); protein product: MEGDVRVRAVVMTRDDSSGGWVPLGGGGLSHVVICKGRSHDGKGRREYIIRGERLRDRAPVLECAVQRGLVYNKVNPIFHHWRVEDRKFGLTFQSPADAISFEKGLQTVIDKLDRGSDSPSSSTPEEADTEDDGQASHTGSESSSNSRKEMLPKPITIVTSESSSTCFVRPEEFGFGSAVTTQTPAQIHTRPGQHQLTQMSAVLNPPAPPPPPPAPPTPPVGPPASSPLSPLSPTISLLEEGDLRSVDPCKDLWGSRGYEDYRRAGATRTXGLEVXQGGVVVGGGSLQDKSELCVVRFEKELGGVGTADCDVTVSLDSKASQRLSSSSPTCMSMPNAVSGVSSGAGSPQETAKGSPSPCCIHTSLATPRSRTRKRGGGASSSADPGVISPDDDSPCPQASSSCSSRCVYCRSVFSASENGRGRCRDAPDPALHCLRQWTCVWCAESLLYHCMSDSEGEFWEPCSCDDSMGGHPHPLCCARWLALLALSLFVPCMCCYLPLRACLQCGERCGCCGGKHKAVR